The following proteins come from a genomic window of Miscanthus floridulus cultivar M001 chromosome 2, ASM1932011v1, whole genome shotgun sequence:
- the LOC136536911 gene encoding uncharacterized protein: MEFKTNNCDTNTALHHAQATARLRHNAICLVQVDGADIVNHEGKVAALTAYFKSIIGQPGTSAPMDLSSLYDGSHKPGDSLTAPFTEEETKQALLSMNWHSALGPDGFGPAFFSAAWSTVKDQIMALMFAFHQQEAQLERINRSHMVLIPKKPGAVTVDVFRPICLQNCSRSLPRSSQGVCSKKSQH; the protein is encoded by the coding sequence ATGGAGTTTAAAACTAACAACTGCGACACGAACACAGCTCTCCACCATGCCCAGGCAACTGCACGCCTACGTCACAACGCCATCTGCTTGGTGCAGGTTGATGGTGCTGACATCGTCAACCATGAAGGCAAAGTTGCGGCGTTAACAGCATACTTCAAATCCATCATCGGGCAGCCGGGCACCTCTGCACCAATGGATCTCAGCAGTTTGTATGATGGATCGCACAAACCCGGTGACTCTCTCACGGCGCCGTTCACAGAAGAAGAAACAAAGCAGGCGCTGCTGTCCATGAACTGGCATAGCGCCCTGGGGCCTGACGGCTTCGGACCGGCTTTCTTTTCAGCGGCCTGGAGTACGGTGAAGGATCAAATAATGGCGCTCATGTTTGCCTTCCATCAACAGGAAGCACAGTTGGAGCGAATCAACAGATCACACATGGTTCTCATCCCCAAGAAGCCCGGCGCGGTCACAGTGGATGTGTTCCGGCCGATTTGTCTGCAGAATTGCAGCCGATCATTGCCAAGGTCCTCACAAGGCGTCTGCAGCAAGAAATCCCAGCACTGA
- the LOC136536912 gene encoding uncharacterized protein — protein sequence MEPQTPMGPPGELAPIREEQVAPRAGDAQVDKDVPEWEAQNKIPIKIRTSYVGINDVSSVHKWMAHDQFKSKNQVKEFRAPASEEGTTSKLYKGFNKYPAVDNLKWSNDCPDKYEKGKNFLPNRVIQCLPRGMRMFHDWYLRAQITELEILQAWIPTGTFGSPGGQIAIEFRDIQACFHLGRMEMNLIRIWCLMQADFVKKRSALKHGYIDLSPIASTNFNYPKEWKLDCKELGAGKTLKEKEDIRNKKILEESLKVAAYIALCFKNLQQHDNIWIPYHFNDHWICIGVWLSHSMAWVFDSADFPVETYKDFIAIVKTAFRHYV from the exons ATGGAGCCACAAACACCAATGGGGCCGCCCGGAGAACTGgcg CCGATAcgtgaagaacaagtggcccctagagcaggtgatgcacaagttgacaaggacgtgcccgaatgggaagctcaaaacaaaatcccaatcaagataaggACATCATATGTGGGCATTaatgacgtctcgtcggtgcacaagtggatggcccatgaccagttcaagtctaagaaccaagtaaaagaattcagagcaccagcttctgaggagggcaccactagcaaactgtacaaagggtttaacaagtatccagctgttgataacctcaaatggtcaaatgattgcccggataaatatgaaaaaggcaagaacttcctaccaaaccgagtcatacaatgcttgccacgtggaatgagaatgttccacgattggtacttgcgtgctcagataacagaactagaaatcttacaagcatggatccctaCCGGCACATTTGGATCCCCAGGTGGACAAATTGCCATTGAGTTTAGGGATAtccaggcatgcttccacctcggacgaatggaaatgaatctaattcgtaTTTGGTGCCT aatgcaagcagactttgtgaaaaagaggtcagctctgaaacacgggtatatagacctttcacctatagcatcaacaaattttaattaccctaaagagtggaaactagattgcaaagaactaggagctggaaagacacttaaggagaaagaggacatcaggaacaagaaaatattggaagagtccctcaaggttgcggcatacattgccctatgttttaaaaatctccaacaacacgataatatatggataccatatcacttcaa cgatcactggatttgcataggcgtctggctctcacatagcatggcatgggtctttgattcagcggatttcccagtcgagacatacaaagacttcatagcgattgtcaagac ggcattcaggcactatgtctag